In Phyllopteryx taeniolatus isolate TA_2022b chromosome 13, UOR_Ptae_1.2, whole genome shotgun sequence, the following are encoded in one genomic region:
- the pals1a gene encoding protein PALS1: protein MTTSHLNGHVAGEGGGRGGDDELRLGQQHREMAVDCPEELGSRTLPVRRSAQLERIRQHQEDLRRRREEEGRQLDLNASLRLKQLSQNAHVGIDNPTFLEDTYTSQQQPLGSQQTLLELEEVLLSLKQIRGCLSDQQSQNDIELVLALLNKSDFQSALKIHNAVANRMHRPSPPYPQTHQALELALEVRNLSQASPNKEGLELCSLLSDIHIQSLLLAHDSIAEKEMEPEQLTNQTETLTQWGGETVKIVHIEKARDIPLGATVRNEMESVIISRIVRGGAAERSGLLAEGDEILEINGIEIKGKDVNQVFDILADMHGLLTFVLIPSTQSKPPPVKENVVHVKAHFDYDPSDDPYVPCRELGLSFQKGDILHIISQSDPNWWQAYRDGDEDNQPLAGLVPGRSFQQQREAMKQTIEEDKEPEKSGKLWCAKKNKRKRKKLLYNTHRNDDIDDDILTYEEMALYHQPANRKRPIALIGPTSCGQAELRQRLLNNQPERFAGAVPHTTRSRRDVELGGQDYHFVSRQTFETELAGGKLIESGEFEKNLYGTSTDSVRQVINTGKICVLCLHTQALKVLRSSDLKPYIIFIAPPSQERLRALLAKDNKNPKPEELRDIIERAREMEQSWGHMFDAIIVNIDQDKAYSELLRLINKLDTEPQWVPCSWLR, encoded by the exons ATGACAACCTCTCATCTGAATGGCCATGTTGCTGGtgagggaggaggaagaggaggagatgaCGAGCTGAGGTTAGGACAGCAGCACAGGGAAATGGCCGTCGACTGCCCAGAAGAACTAGGGAGCCGGACTCTGCCAGTCCGGCGATCTGCTCAGCTAGAGCGGATAAGACAACACCAG GAGGACCTGCGTCGTCGTCGAGAGGAGGAGGGTCGGCAGCTGGATCTGAATGCCTCACTCAGGCTGAAGCAGCTCTCCCAGAATGCCCACGTTGGCATCGACAACCCCACATTCCTGGAGGACACATACACGTCACAGCAACAACCGCTCGGCAGTCAGCAAACTTTGCTTG AGTTGGAGGAGGTGCTGCTGTCACTGAAGCAGATCCGCGGCTGTCTGTCCGACCAGCAGAGTCAGAATGACATAGAGCTGGTGCTTGCACTACTTAACAAG TCTGATTTCCAGTCTGCACTTAAGATCCATAATGCCGTGGCGAACAGAATGCACCGACCCTCTCCCCCATACCCACAAACACACCAGGCACTGGAGCTGGCACTTGAG GTCAGAAATCTCAGCCAAGCAAGTCCGAACAAAGAAGGACTGGAACTCTGCAGTCTCCTATCAGACATTCACATCCAG TCTTTGCTTCTGGCACATGACAGCATAGCAGAGAAAGAAATGGAACCGGAACAATTAACCAACCAAACAGAGACACTGACACAATGGGGGGGAGAGACTGTAAAAATTGTTCACATAGAGAAAGCCCGAGACATACCACTG GGAGCGACGGTCCGTAATGAAATGGAGAGTGTGATTATCAGTAGGATTGTTCGAGGTGGCGCAGCCGAACGAAGTGGACTTTTAGCGGAAGGAGATGAAATATTGGAAATAAATGGCATTGAAATAAAAGGGAAAGATGTCAACCAAGTCTTTGACATTCTA GCGGACATGCACGGCCTTCTGACCTTTGTACTCATTCCGAGCACTCAGAGCAAACCTCCCCCAGTCAAAGAGAATGTG GTTCATGTGAAAGCACATTTTGACTATGACCCATCAGATGACCCCTATGTGCCATGCAGAGAGTTGGGCTTGTCCTTCCAAAAAGGAGATATTCTCCATATCATTAGCCAGTCTGACCCCAATTGGTGGCAGGCTTACAGGGATGGAGATGAAGATAATCAGCCTTTAGCTGGATTGGTACCAG ggaggAGTTTCCAGCAGCAGAGAGAAGCCATGAAACAGACAATTGAAGAAGACAAAGAGCCTGAGAAGTCAG gaaaGTTGTGGTGTGCAAAAAAGAACAAGCGAAAGAGAAAGAAGCTGCTTTACAACACTCACAGAAATGATG ATATTGATGACGATATTCTGACCTATGAGGAGATGGCCCTGTACCACCAGCCAGCCAATAGAAAGCGGCCAATTGCATTGATTGGGCCGACCAGCTGTGGGCAAGCAGAGCTAAGGCAGAGACTTCTGAATAACCAACCGGAACGCTTTGCTGGGGCTGTACCTC ACACAACGCGGAGCCGGCGAGATGTAGAGCTTGGTGGTCAAGATTACCATTTTGTTTCTCGTCAGACGTTTGAGACAGAGCTTGCTGGGG GGAAACTGATTGAGTCCGGCGAATTTGAGAAGAATCTTTATGGGACCAGCACTGACTCAGTGAGACAGGTCATCAACACAGGAAAAATATGTGTGCTCTGTCTACATACTCAG GCCCTAAAGGTGCTGAGGAGTTCAGATTTGAAACCATACATCATCTTCATAGCTCCACCCTCACAGGAAAGACTCAGAGCCCTGTTGGCTAAAGACAATAAGAATCCCAAG CCCGAGGAGCTACGGGACATCATTGAGAGAGCACGGGAGATGGAGCAGAGCTGGGGTCACATGTTTGATGCCATCATAGTCAACATCGACCAGGACAAAGCCTACAGCGAGCTGCTAAGACTCATCAACAAACTGGACACAGAACCCCAGTGGGTGCCCTGCTCCTGGCTGCGCTGA